The genomic region AACCTCAGTGGTCACACTCTGGGCTCGAGCCCTACATGTGCCCCGAGTGTCACTGGCCTTCTGCTCCCTGGGGTGTCTCAAATCCCACCAGGAAACCCATTCGGAACCACTGGCCCAGGAATCTGCCCTCAGGTCCACGTCCTTTCTGCTCCAAGAAGGAAATTCACAATGATTTGTCACTTCTGTAACACAAAGGGTGGATGACACATGAAGAGCTTCGGAGGATATTGGGTCCAGGGGGTTAAATTTACATGAATGTAGAGGATTTTGAGTGATAgcttatttttccctttggattttgttttctactttagtGTAGCCTGTTTCAAtcagtttttgctttcttttgttattCTTCTACTGAAAGCATGTCTCATTAGTTATCAGTACTTCATCATGAAACTGAGCCTACTGTTGACTGCCTTCATGTTAGGCCGGACTTCACTGTAAAACTGCATGTCCCTGGCACAGAGGCCAGGCTCTCCAGtggaatttaaatttcaaataaacacatttctGTCAACGAGTGTCTCCGTAGTTTCTAAGACTTTTCTACAGGGAATAGGTGGTGGCCGTGGTTTTGCCTACATGGCTGTTATTATGCTGAGATAGGTTCACTCGTTCCATACTTGTTCGGGGATTTCTTCCCGAGGTGTTTCGAAAAAGGAAGGCTTCCGAAAGAGATAGGTGTCATTCCTTTTTCCTATTGGTGTACAACTTCTTCTCTTCAAAAAGGCTTCTTAGACATCGGGTGTTCTCACACCTTAGCTCAtcagctgattttagaaaagcctTTGAAGACTTATCTCACATGAACAGAAAAGACGAGAGGAGTCAAACCGATCTGGCTCCCACCATCATGTCTCTGACTCCGTCAAACCCTCCAGGCAGTGAGACCAAAAATTCACGAGATCATTAAAACCAGTCCGTTCACCGCAAAATGCAATCCCCGAAGTCCAAAATCAATGAAATCCAAAAGGAAACCGAGGGATTTCCCGCGCGGCCCAGCGGGTGAGACTCAGCGCTCCCGCGGCAGGCGGCGTGGTGTCCTTCCGCCGTCTGGGAACTGAGACCGCACCTGCCTCCCTGCTTGGCcaaaaacagaacaacaacaaaaatacacagaacctGTCGCTAAATCACTATGGAGGCCTCTTTAGTAAATCGTGGTTTCTCCTGAGCGAGTTTCCATGGGCAATCGAATCCCTGTGGTTAAGTAAAGAGGGATTATCTAGAACGTTTCGCCCCGCCCTCACCGAATCCATGCGCCGATCGGGTAACAGGCCGAGAGGGCCGGCGTTTCTCCAGCGCGAAAGAGAGACGTGTCTCCGCCAGCCGAGTTGGAGAGCGAGTCCCCAACTGAGGAGGACCGAGGCGAGAAGGCTTCAAAGAGGTAATTGATGGGAGTGTCTAAAGAGAACGCTAGAGAGTCAGGGCCCATGGAAGTGGGTTTCAGTAAGTCCTGGCTTTCTGTTCCCCTTGCATTCGCTCAGAGACCGTGTGAAATCCACCGATCTGCCTCCGGCCACACGTAAACCGTGGTTCATTTGTGGAATCTTCTGTGAGATGAGATTGTTTCCACACTCCATGGTGTCGTGTGGGGTGGATCATTTTTTCAACAAGGGCTTTTAAGCACCGCCCTGTGGACAGTTGTGACCACACAGTTTCTTGTACTATAAGATGGATGGCGGAGGAGTAAGAGAATGGATTCTTGTCCCTGGTGTGAAATTCTGAGGGGGGAATACTGCCCAGTATTGGGATGAGGGATGGTAGGGTGgatgaaaaaaaaactaattggctgcattcttttttcttttttgcccacTATTTCTGAATAGTGAATCTATTCCTGAGGAAAAGCAAGAGGAAATTCCTTTCGATCGGGGTCAGTTGGGCACCGACTTCTAGAAGCATTTGCCCAGAGTCCTACTGAAAAGCTCTACAGTCGGTATGGCTGAGAACCAGACAAGGGGTCGTGGCCCCGTCGCGGACAGCCCCGGAGCAGAGTCGCCGGCGTCTGCGCCAGGCCAAGACACCCGAAGGGAAAACCGCGACTCCGACCTGGAAGAGTTGCGCGTCCGCTTCAGAACGTTTATCAGCTCGGACGAATCCGACCCCATCAAGGCTCTGAGGAGGCTCCGTGAACTCTGCGGGCTGTGGCTGAGGCCGGATCTTCACACCAAggaggagatggtggacaggCTGGTGCTGGAGCAGTTCGTGATGTGCGTGCCGCCTGAGATCCAGGTCTTAGTCAAAAGTAGTGGTGCCGAGACTTGTAAGGATCTGGAGGAGGTgctgagaaagaagcagaaactgaCGAAATGGGTGAGTAGGACCCTAGTGACCCTGTGAGACAGGGAACGGTGGGAtgaggggctgggagctgggagatGAAGCAGAAGGATCAGAGGGCTTGGCTCTAAATCAGGGATTCCCAGAGGGGTGAGCACTTGCCTGTGGCATCACTGGAGATGTTTCTGTTGATCCTCACTTGGAGGGTGTTGGTCTTTCAAATGTCATTCCCAGGAGGTGGGCTCCTAGGGTGGGATTCACAATGAATACCTTTTTGGATCTTGTGAAGGGAGACTCATCGTATTTGAATTTTTCCTCACAGGCTGTAGTGTGTGTCCAAGGCGAGGATGTTTTGATGCCCGTCTCGAGTGTTGAGATGTTAGGATCTGAGGTCAGTGAGGGGCACAGTGAGGGAGACCGAGCCAGGGAGCCCCAGCCTACAGTCAGTGTCGTCCCTCCAGACAAGGGCCAGCAGGAAAGCCAAGACGGGCAGCATCTGCCAGGAGCCAAGGACCTGTCGAGGGGGCAGGTGAGTGTGATGTCCTGACCTCCAGTCTGGGAGCAGGTAGAAGGGGGTCGGGTGGGGGTGGCTGCGGAAGTAATTGGGAGAACTGGGCAAAGGACAGGAATGGACCCTCTGCCTCCAGGAATTCCCATGGATGCATTCCATTCCCGGCATTTTCCAGCCAGTGTGAGAATGAAGACAATCCATCTTTCATAGTCCTTCACCATGAAAGCTTGTGGCCCTAAGCATGAGGGCAGAGGAGTTCTGTTTCCACAGGATGGTGCTGGGTCAGTTCATCAGGCATAAGTGCACTCACAGCGGTTTCACCCATGATGGATTTCATCAGAGGCACTTAATATTGGGGGATATTGTAAACACCTTGAATTGCATAACAAGTTCCCCGTTGGAGTCATTTTCCCCGTCAGATTTTGGAGTATATCTGGAGAGAGTGGatttttttgaaatgtgaatCGGGGGGAGGAGATGCTACTGATTTCTCATGAATAGAGCTATATAGTATAGAACAGAGCTATATAGTATAACAGCTATACTGCTTATCATCTTATTATGCCCCAGGCCACCTTCCATGACAAAGACAAATCCAGGCAAGGTATCAAGAAGTGGTGAAGTCAGGAGCCCTAGAGCCAGAATCCTCTGCTTTCAGATCCAGGGCCTGGAGACTGTGAGATGAGGTGGAGAGATAGGTGCAAAGATAATTGGCAGTGCCAGCTGTGAAGTCTGGACTTTTGCCAGAGGTGGTCAGTATAGATCAAGGACAGACATGGGAATCAGAAGAGGATTGTCAATCAGGGTGATGGGAAGCAGTCAGGGCATATCTCCCAAACTGATATTCAGAAAGCTGGAGTGTGAGATCAGGGTACGAGGTGGGTGGGGAAAGAGGAGACAGAGCTTGCCGTGGGCTAAGGCAGTGGGATTGACTCTGCTTGGTTGCCCTTTGTCAGGGCCAGAAAGCTCTCCCGCCAGAGACCATTCCTGAAAGAGGTGAACTGGAGGGTCAGACGCCCTCCAAGGAGTACTTGGTGAAGGACCTGCTGGAAGACACAGGAGTGACAAGAACCCTTTCGTCTCAAGAGCCTGAACTTCTGCAGGATC from Bubalus bubalis isolate 160015118507 breed Murrah chromosome 18, NDDB_SH_1, whole genome shotgun sequence harbors:
- the LOC112580360 gene encoding zinc finger and SCAN domain-containing protein 5B-like, which encodes MAENQTRGRGPVADSPGAESPASAPGQDTRRENRDSDLEELRVRFRTFISSDESDPIKALRRLRELCGLWLRPDLHTKEEMVDRLVLEQFVMCVPPEIQVLVKSSGAETCKDLEEVLRKKQKLTKWAVVCVQGEDVLMPVSSVEMLGSEVSEGHSEGDRAREPQPTVSVVPPDKGQQESQDGQHLPGAKDLSRGQGQKALPPETIPERGELEGQTPSKEYLVKDLLEDTGVTRTLSSQEPELLQDRERDVSTPSGSRRGPLKNHRRNKRKRESSPTCQDVGQEAATCLDQGEFSGQLGSHSIRSSGTVGPTSLPEGAETPGRAPSECKVCKKSFPCQSQLTLHQRTHTGERPFQCDICARGFIQPSDLRVHQRIHTGEKPYSCDVCLRKFAHNSTLRTHKRTHTQEKPFRCEQCDRAFCHRGNLNDHRRTHSGLKPYVCPECHTAFRQLGTFKRHRKIHSR